A single genomic interval of Macadamia integrifolia cultivar HAES 741 chromosome 6, SCU_Mint_v3, whole genome shotgun sequence harbors:
- the LOC122082236 gene encoding proteasome subunit beta type-3-like, producing the protein MVLHRYPGWIVGYEIVSKSPIFRFGPYFCQPVIAGLGDNDKPFICTMDSIGAKELAKDFVVAGTASESLYGACESMYKPDMEPEELFETISQALLASVDRDCLSGWGGHVFVVTPTEVIERTLKGRMD; encoded by the exons ATGG tactgcatcggtATCCTGGTTGGATTGTTGGATATGAGATCGTGTCCAAGTCACCAATCTTCAG GTTTGGACCATATTTCTGCCAACCTGTGATTGCTGGATTGGGAGATAATGATAAGCCCTTCATCTGCACAATGGATTCAATTGGTGCCAa GGAGCTGGCCAAAGATTTTGTTGTTGCTGGTACCGCATCAGAGTCCCTCTATGGTGCCTGTGAGTCAATGTACAAGCCTGATATG GAACCAGAAGAACTGTTTGAGACCATTTCTCAGGCACTGCTTGCCTCTGTGGATCGCGACTGTTTGAGCGGATGGGGTGGCCACGTCTTTGTTGT CACTCCAACAGAAGTTATAGAGAGGACCCTGAAGGGAAGAATGGACTGA